GCCGACCACCCGCAAAGGCGCGCCGTCCGCCGCGCGCCGGGTCTGGCCGCGGGCGTGGAACCAGCGGTATTCGCCGTTCTTGCATTGCAGCCGGTAGTCGAGGTCGTAGGGCGTCTGGCCGCTGCGGTCGCCCAGATGGGCGGCGAAGGCGTCCAGCACCGTCTGCTTGTCTTCGGGATGCAGCCGGCTGGACCAGCTCTCCAGCACGTCGGGGAATTCCTGCTCGCTGTCGAAGCCCAACAGTCGGCGGAACTGGGGCGACCACCAGAAGGCATGCGCGCCGCTGACCGGGTTGGCCGGATCGACCTCCATGTCCCATAGCCCCTCGGCCAGCATTTCACTGGCCAGCTCGAAGCGCGTCATGGTGCGCTCCAGCTGCAGCTGTTGCCGGCGCAGGGCCGTGATGTCGGCCAGCGAGCCGGCGACGCGCAGGGGCACGCCCTTGCCGTCCCGCAGCGTGGCGCCGCGGGCGCGAAACCAGCGGTAATCGCCGTTTTTGCATTGCAGCCGGTATTCAATGTCGTATGGCGTGGTGCCGCCGCGGTCGTTCAGGTGCGCGGCGAAGGCGTCCAGCACCCGTTGCCGGTCTTCCGGGTGCAGCCGGCCGGCCCAGCTGCCCAGCACGTCCGGAAACTCCCTGTGATCGTGAAAACCCAGCAGCGCGCGGAAGGTTTGCGACCACCAGAACACGTTGTCGGGATTGAGCGGATCGCCGGCCACCACCGACATGTCCCACAATCCTTCGCTGGCGGCGCGGTTGACCAGATCGAAGCGCGTGTTCAGCAGTTCCAGCTGGCGCTCCGCCTCCTCTTGCCGTTGCTGCAGTTGGCGCAGCTTGCTGTCGGCTTGCTCGCGCTCGCGGTCGGCCTGGCTGATCTGAAGGTCGCGCTGCTCCCAGACCTGGGACAGCTTTTCTCCCAGCGCGCGCCAGCGGTCGCTGCCGTCTATCCTCCATGTGGCCGATTCGCCGCGCAGCACGGCCTCCGCGGCGTTTTCGAGTTGATCGATCATCTTGTTGCCTACAAGCCACATGGCAT
This genomic window from Chromobacterium violaceum ATCC 12472 contains:
- a CDS encoding methyl-accepting chemotaxis protein, producing MIDQLENAAEAVLRGESATWRIDGSDRWRALGEKLSQVWEQRDLQISQADREREQADSKLRQLQQRQEEAERQLELLNTRFDLVNRAASEGLWDMSVVAGDPLNPDNVFWWSQTFRALLGFHDHREFPDVLGSWAGRLHPEDRQRVLDAFAAHLNDRGGTTPYDIEYRLQCKNGDYRWFRARGATLRDGKGVPLRVAGSLADITALRRQQLQLERTMTRFELASEMLAEGLWDMEVDPANPVSGAHAFWWSPQFRRLLGFDSEQEFPDVLESWSSRLHPEDKQTVLDAFAAHLGDRSGQTPYDLDYRLQCKNGEYRWFHARGQTRRAADGAPLRVVGALIDIDAEKRSEALSGESLQRQQLERSLAEIATIVSTIQSIADQTNLLALNAAIEAARAGETGRGFAVVADEVRKLAERTRDATQRVEKLVAQRD